Proteins from a single region of Juglans microcarpa x Juglans regia isolate MS1-56 chromosome 5S, Jm3101_v1.0, whole genome shotgun sequence:
- the LOC121267420 gene encoding ubiquitin-conjugating enzyme E2 22-like: protein MAANENLPPNVIKQLAKELKNLDESPPEGIKVGINDDDFSTIYADIEGPAGTPYENGVFRMKLLLSHDFPHSPPKGYFLTKIFHPNIAPNGEICVNTLKKDWNPSLGLRHVLIVVRCLLIEPFPESALNEQAGKMLLENYQEYARHARLYTGIHAKPKPKFKSGAISESTTALNVDQTNTSVTADQKSITPDVALTLPSPLAPSTTPTKGNGLEQPASLAPTTDTVVSGSAVAAATAQKKECGLAKVHLDKKKLDARKKSLKRL, encoded by the exons ATG gcGGCTAATGAAAATCTTCCCCCAAATGTTATAAAGCAACTTGCAAAGGAATTGAAGAATCTTGATGAATCTCCCCCTGAGGGCATTAAAGTAGGTATTAACGATGATGATTTTTCAACCATATATGCTGATATTGAGGGCCCAG CTGGTACTCCATATGAAAACGGTGTTTTTCGCATGAAGTTATTATTATCTCATGACTTTCCACACTCTCCTCCAAAAG GTTACTTCCTGACCAAGATTTTCCATCCAAACATTGCACCCAATGGTGAGATTTGtgtcaatacacttaaaaaggATTGGAATCCAAGTCTTGGGTTACGACATGTTCTCATT GTAGTTAGGTGTTTATTGATCGAACCATTTCCAGAATCAGCCTTAAATGAACAAGCAGGCAAGATGCTACTTGAGAATTATCAGGAGTATGCTAGACATGCCAG ACTTTACACCGGGATCCATGCCAAGCCAAAACCCAAGTTCAAATCGGGAGCCATTTCCGAGTCTACCACAGCTCTGAATGTTGACCAGACTAACACCTCAGTTACTGCTGATCAGAAGAGCATAACACCAGATGTTGCATTGACATTGCCATCCCCATTGGCACCTTCTACAACACCCACCAAGGGAAATGGGCTGGAGCAGCCTGCCTCCTTGGCACCAACAACGGATACAGTAGTTAGTGGGTCTGCTGTGGCAGCTGCCACCGCACAAAAGAAGGAATGTGGATTGGCAAAAGTTCACTTAGACAAGAAAAAACTAGATGCAAGAAAGAAAAGCTTGAAGAGATTGTAA